The bacterium DNA segment ATAAACAATTCCTTGAAAAAGCAAAAAAGGAAGTAATTGAAAAAACAATAAATAATAAAAAAGACCTTGAAGAAAAAATTGAAAATATAAAAAAAGATATTGAATTTTTCAAGGGACAAATAGAATAACATAAATCTTTATAAAAAGGAGAGAGAAAATGTATGGATTTATAGATATTGGTGGGAAACAATATAAAGTAGAAAAAGGGAAAAAATTTGATGTTTTTAATTTAAATAAAAAAGTAGAAGATATAGTAGAATTTAATCCAGTTTGTTTTTTTGATGATAAAGATTTAATTACAGAAGAAGATAAACTAAAAAATATTAGTATTATCTGTAAAGTTCTTGAAGAAAAAAAAGGGGAAAAAATTTATGTCTTCAAGAAAAAAGCAAAGACAGGTTATAAAAAGGGATATGGACATAGAGACCATATTACTGTATTAAAAGTTGAAGATATAAAAATAAAGTGAAAGAACATATTAAGGTAATAAGAGATGACAATTTATCAGGTGAAAGAGTCCTAATAATTGCTTTTAAAAAGAAAGACCCAATAGAAACAGATACCTCTGTTAGAGAATTGGAATTCCTCTCAAAAACGCTCAGATTAAATATCGTAAAAACACTCCTCTTAAAAGAAAATTTAATACATCCATCTACTTATATTGGGAAAGGGAAATTATTTGAAATAAAGAAAATTGTAGATGAATACAAAATCACATTGGTTGTTTTTGAAAAAGACCTTTCTCCTGTCCAACAAAGAAATATTGAGGAAACTTTAAATATAAATGTAATAGATAGAACTCTACTGATACTTTATATATTTGCTGAACATGCTAAATCAAAGGAAGGGAAAATTCAAGTTGAACTCGCTCAATTAACTTATCTTTTACCAAGATTAACAGGGCATGGAATTGAGCTTTCAAGAATTAGAGGTGGGCTTGGAATAAAAGGTCCTGGAGAAATGAAAATTGAGGTCTACAGAAGAAGAATAAAAGATAGAATTGCTAAATTAAAACAGGAAATAAAAGAAATAGAAAAACATAGAAATGTTTTAAGAAGTTCAAAAAAAAGAGAAAAATTTCATGCTGTTTCACTTATTGGATATACAAATGTTGGGAAAAGCACTCTTCTTAATAAATTAAGTTCTTCAAATCTTTATGTTGCTAATAAATTATTTTCTACTCTTGACCCTGCTACTCGTCTTGTATATATAGGAGATGATAAATATGTTTTGATGAGTGATACTGTCGGACTTATTTCTAATATTCCACACCATTTAATTGAGGCATTCAAATCAACTCTTGAAGAAATAAAATATGCTGACATTCTTTTATGTATTTATGATGTTTCAACAAACATAGAAAAACAAAAAAATACTATCTATGATGTTTTAAAAATACTTAATGTTGAGGAAAAGTTAAGAATAGATGTTTTCAATAAAATTGATTTACTTGAAAAAGAAGAACTTAATATAATG contains these protein-coding regions:
- the hflX gene encoding GTPase HflX, with the protein product MKEHIKVIRDDNLSGERVLIIAFKKKDPIETDTSVRELEFLSKTLRLNIVKTLLLKENLIHPSTYIGKGKLFEIKKIVDEYKITLVVFEKDLSPVQQRNIEETLNINVIDRTLLILYIFAEHAKSKEGKIQVELAQLTYLLPRLTGHGIELSRIRGGLGIKGPGEMKIEVYRRRIKDRIAKLKQEIKEIEKHRNVLRSSKKREKFHAVSLIGYTNVGKSTLLNKLSSSNLYVANKLFSTLDPATRLVYIGDDKYVLMSDTVGLISNIPHHLIEAFKSTLEEIKYADILLCIYDVSTNIEKQKNTIYDVLKILNVEEKLRIDVFNKIDLLEKEELNIMKIQNPEKIFISSLTKEGFDQLREKIMEVFYGIGVK
- the rplU gene encoding 50S ribosomal protein L21, whose amino-acid sequence is MYGFIDIGGKQYKVEKGKKFDVFNLNKKVEDIVEFNPVCFFDDKDLITEEDKLKNISIICKVLEEKKGEKIYVFKKKAKTGYKKGYGHRDHITVLKVEDIKIK